The Ictidomys tridecemlineatus isolate mIctTri1 chromosome 6, mIctTri1.hap1, whole genome shotgun sequence genome includes a region encoding these proteins:
- the LOC144365120 gene encoding sperm motility kinase 2B-like, with product MHSKSSEFSVVPQGPGSCQEKAFTDHYQVVKDIDHGANGQVILARHLHTGAEVAVKVLPRSTWENLVHSEILAMKTLNHPNVIQLFEVIETHKQIYIVMEYGVGGSLFDLIPPRGMQEEEARRLFRQIASAVCYCHKMHILHRDLKPKNIVLDARGNIRIVDFGLSTMFKPGQKLTEFWGTLDYLAPECVREEVHEGPPVDSWSLGVILYYMLTGHRPFMAASMKGLMRKILHPKLKFPWRVSAKAKRLIKKILTVDPRARPSAEEILADPWLNQGEEKLPSHDVPLPNLSDPTVLTMLFDMGYDPYSTWVSLSQRKFDGVMASYLIIQRQISQGAGCMKPLGRRVAPRPCPRDPSISPALPQRRASEPALHTFPLPCEHHQPREAKESGQKSFRRGSWPAIRFALLYEKPPTPRLASQHHSDIPQPCPSTTDSHVSQDATTGRPQGHRMVWKRVRRRMAACLRRLCCCTPSCDGENEAPTPGEQKPPRFTNRVVPT from the coding sequence ATGCATAGTAAGAGTAGTGAGTTTAGTGTAGTGCCGCAGGGGCCTGGCTCCTGCCAGGAGAAGGCCTTCACAGACCATTACCAGGTCGTGAAGGACATTGATCATGGGGCAAATGGTCAGGTGATCCTAGCCCGCCATCTGCACACTGGGGCCGAGGTGGCGGTGAAAGTCCTGCCAAGGAGCACGTGGGAGAATTTGGTCCACTCTGAAATACTGGCGATGAAGACCCTGAACCACCCGAACGTGATCCAGCTCTTTGAGGTGATTGAAACCCACAAACAGATCTACATAGTGATGGAGTACGGGGTTGGGGGATCTTTATTTGACCTCATCCCGCCTAGGGGcatgcaggaggaggaggccaggagaCTCTTCAGGCAGATCGCGAGTGCAGTGTGCTACTGCCACAAGATGCACATCTTGCACAGAGACCTGAAGCCCAAGAACATTGTGCTGGATGCCAGAGGCAACATCCGAATCGTTGACTTTGGCTTAAGCACCATGTTCAAGCCTGGGCAGAAGCTGACCGAGTTTTGGGGCACCCTGGACTACCTCGCCCCGGAATGTGTGCGCGAGGAAGTACACGAGGGTCCCCCAGTGGACAGCTGGAGCCTGGGtgtcattttatattatatgttgACTGGACACCGCCCATTTATGGCAGCCAGCATGAAGGGGCTGATGAGGAAGATCTTACACCCCAAGTTGAAATTTCCCTGGCGCGTCTCAGCCAAAGCCAAAAGACTCATCAAGAAAATCTTGACAGTGGACCCCAGAGCAAGGCCCTCGGCAGAGGAGATCTTGGCGGACCCGTGGCTGAATCAGGGTGAGGAGAAGTTACCTTCCCATGATGTGCCCCTCCCCAACCTCTCAGACCCCACAGTACTGACAATGCTGTTCGACATGGGGTACGACCCTTACAGTACCTGGGTGTCGCTGTCCCAGAGAAAGTTTGATGGGGTGATGGCTTCCTATCTCATAATCCAGCGGCAGATAAGCCAGGGGGCAGGCTGCATGAAGCCCCTGGGAAGGAGGGTTGCGCCTCGCCCATGCCCCAGGGATCCTTCCATTTCCCCTGCCCTCCCGCAGAGGAGGGCGAGTGAGCCTGCCCTTCACACCTTCCCCTTGCCCTGTGAGCATCATCAGCCTCGGGAGGCCAAGGAGTCAGGGCAGAAAAGCTTCAGAAGGGGCAGCTGGCCTGCCATTAGATTCGCCTTGCTATATGAGAAGCCCCCCACTCCCAGGCTAGCCTCTCAGCATCACTCTGACATACCCCAACCCTGCCCATCAACAACAGACAGCCATGTCTCCCAAGATGCCACCACAGGGCGTCCCCAGGGCCACAGGATGGTTTGGAAGCGGGTGAGGAGGAGGATGGCTGCCTGCTTGCGCAGACTGTGCTGTTGCACACCCTCATGTGATGGCGAAAACGAGGCTCCTACACCAGGAGAGCAGAAACCTCCTAGGTTCACAAATCGGGTGGTTCCAACATAA